The Pontibacter korlensis sequence CAACGTCGGTCGCTTTCTGGGGCTGGGCTACCGCCTGCGCACCCTGCTGATTGGCTGTGGGGTAGCAGCTGGCATTTCGGCAATATATAACGCGCCTATGGGGGGATTCATTTTTGCGCTTGAAACCATACTTCCTGAATTTACTCCTACACTGCTTATCCCGCTGCTAGTGGCTGCTGCGGCTGGTAAAATCCTGTTTGAGTTTATCATGGGCGAGCATTTACGTTTCCAGGTACCACTCACCGACTTCGCTTATGAGCAGATACCGCTTATCATATTGCTGGGGGTGTTGGGTATGCTCATGTCAAGTTACCTGCTCAGAACCTACAGCTACTGCGCCATTTACTTCTCCCGTATTCCCAATGCCTATGTGCGGGCTTTAGTGGGTGGTGTAGCCTTAGGCAGCATCATCTTCCTGCTGCCGCCAATGTACGGCGAAGGGTACGTAAGTATAAATGCCTTGCTTAATGGGGAGGAGCGGTCGCTGTTCGTAAACTCGCCCTTGGCCATCTTACCGAATACTGCGTGGTTTAACCTATTCTTCTTTTTTCTGATTACGATGGTAAAGCCAATTAGCACAGGTATCTGTGTAAATTCTGGAGGCGAAGGAGGATATTTTGCACCGTCTCTTATTACAGGAGGTTTACTCGGATTTCTGTTCTTTAAGATTGCCGACTTTATATTTCCTTTCTATGAACTCAACCAGGCCACCTACATATTCCTGGGTATGGGTAGTGTGTTTGCCTGTGTTATGAATGCCCCGGTAACGGCAATATTCCTTGTGGCGGAAATTACGCAGAGCTACCAGTTGTTTGTGCCGCTGATGCTGGTATGCGCTGTTTCATACTTCCTTAAATATTACATGGAGAACCTGAGTAAAAGTGTGGTGCAGCCGAAAGGGCAAAGCAAGGCACTGCGGGTAGATCGTATTCTCTTGAATCAGCTAAGCATTAGACAACTAGTGGAGGAAGACAGTGTATCGGTAACAGAGAATGCTACTTTCAGGGATGTGGTAGAGACATTTGCCAAGTCAAACAAAGATGTGCTGCAGGTGCTGGACGAGAAAGGCATGTTGAAAGGCGTAATCACCCTCAACGACTTCAGGCAGCGATTAGGAGATATATCAAATTACGATACCATACTAGCCAGCGATCTAATGCACCCTCCTGAGGCAGTGGTAGAGATAGACGAATCAGCAGCGGAGGTTTTGGATAAGTTTGATGCTTATAAGCTCTGGTCGTTACCAGTGGTGCGGAATGGTAAGTTCAAAGGCTTTATTTCTAAAAGCAGGCTGCTTACCCAATACCGCAATGAACTTACCCGTGTCAACAGGTTTTTCTAGCGGTTGTCTTTTCCTGCTTTAAGTCTATCCTATGCTCGAAATAAGCTGGAGCTTAATGCCGTTGTGTGCGGAGTGATGCTTGCTTAGAAAGTATGCATGGAGCATTAAAAACAGTGTTTTCTCAAAATAAGAAGCATTTCCATAACAATAAGAAGGGCTACTCCGTTTGTACTGAAATAAAAAATAACCATAAACCAGAGATAAACTATGGAAACATCAAATGATCTAAAGAACAAAGCCGACAACTTTAACCCACAAAAAAACGAAGGGCCAGTGGCCGCAGCAATAGAAGAGTATACTTCCAGAATACCATCAGATGTGTACCTATGGGCTGCACTTGGCTCTATGGCTGTTTCGGCAACACTTAAAGTGATGAGAAAAGATGAAGAGGCCTTATTTGTAGGCCAGTGGGCTCCATCATTCCTGTTGCTAGGTGTATATAACAAACTGGTAAAACAACTAGGTAAAGACAAGTACTCATCTTAATATTTGCCCATAAACAAGAAGAGGAAGCTATCGGCTTCCTCTTCTTGTTTATGGGCTTTCCATACTTGTGATACCTCACGAAACTACGCCTCCTGCTCGCTTACACGCTCATACTTTGTAGCAATCTCAGTAGGAGAAATTTCACGGTTATAGTAACTCGTGTATGCCTTCGTAACCTGGGCGCCCAACATCAGAATCACTGCAGAGTAAAACACCCACAGCAGCAGTACTACAAGTGATCCCGCCGTGGCATAAATGCCAGCTACTTTTACATTCTGCAGTATTATGTTGATAAGCTCTTTGCCTACCAGAAAAAGGGCAGAGGTGATAATGCCTCCGACAAAAGCATTTTTCCAGCCTACTTTGGCATCTGGCAAAACCTTATGCACGGCTGTAAAAAATACCAGCATCATCAGGATATTAAACAGCGTGTTGGTCGTGCGTATAGCAGGGCTCAGAAATTCCTCAAACAAATCCCGTAGCTGCTCACTGTAAATACTTATGATCATGTCCAGCAGGATGCTGGATAGGAAGAAGAAACCAAGGCTGGCAACTATCAATAGGGTAGATACCCGGTGCTTGAGCAGGGTCAGGTATTTTACATCATCCCGCACTCTTACCTGCCACACAGAGTTAAGTGCCTTCTGAATAATAAAGAAGATTATGGTGGCGCTTTTAACGATAACAACTAAGCCTACAAGGATACCCCAGAAAGTAATGGGTATGTCTGTTAAGTTCTTCAGGACCTCGCTTACCTGCTGCGCAGCCTGCTTACTGATCAGGGCTCTGATATGCTGCACAATTTCCTGTTGTACATCTGACTCCTTAAAAAAGAGAGAACCCAGGAAAGAGAGAAAGATCAGGATGGCAGGTAATGAGAAGATAGTGAAAAAGGCAATAGCAGCACTATATACAATAGGCTCACCCTGTTGGAAATTCTTTTTAGAGTCTTTAAGTATTTGCCAGCTTGTTTTTAGGAACGTCTTCAACTCTCGCCTCTGTCTTTAAATTTTGCATACAGATGAATAACGCTCAGCTGCTTCGGATGTTCGTACTTTCTGCTGTGGCTGCCCCTGTGCTACCCCACTGAGGTGTGTGGTAGATGAAAGGCTGCTAAAATATTAGTACACATTTGCAGCATTGCACGTAACAAGTAGGATTATGTTTGGCATCAATGATATTCCTAAATTCTTTCTGGCGTTCTTTTTGGTACTCCCCATCATCTCTTTTTTGCACGAGTTGGGGCATGTTTTCTTTGCATGGTTGATGGGTGGCAAAAACATTAAGGTTACCATTGGCTCCGGAGACAGGATATTTCGCTTGGGTATGCTGGAAGTTCGGAAGTACTATTTTTGGTATGGCCTCTGCTCGTTTGACAACCTGAAGCGCAACAAACGTTTTTCTAATATCCTCATCTTTCTGGGAGGTGTTCTGTTCAATGCCATCTCTACTCTAGTCGTTATCTTTCTGGTGGAGGAGAAGGTGCTGGAGGAGGGAATGCTTACCTATCAGTTTACATACTTCTCTATGTACTACATTTTCTTCGCGCTGCTGCCTATGCCTTACCCAGATGGTAGCTACAGCGATGGGAAAGTGATACTAGACCTGATCCGGAATAAGTCACATTTAGCTGATAACATTTACCGTGTGCAGTGGGATGATGAAAAGGCACAGTGGTGCGTGTTTGATCATGATCATGCTTTGGTTCAGGCTTTTAATGATGAGGAAGAGGCGTTGGCCAAAGCCCATGAGGTAGCGAAAAGCAACCGCCCTAGCCGCCTGCTGAACAGTAGGAGTGGTGAGGAGACAGAAATTTGCAATTACCCCAGAGTCCCGCTCTAATGCAGGCCTGTGGCCTTATTTATACTTCATAATACTGTAAAACTACACATCTACCTTTTGGTTGTCTCGTAGTTAGTAGCACATTAAAAAATCCTGAACTATGATTGCAGCAATATTTAGCTTTTTAGTGATGCTGAACCCTTTTGCGCTTTTCCTGTACCTGAAGCCTGTCATGAGCGACCTTTCCGATACCGATTTCCGCTCAGTCTTCCTGAAGGCTTCTATGATATCCTTCAGTATTTACCTGGTATTTCTGCTTTTCGGGGATCTGGTGTTTCAGACTGTGTTCCGCATTAACTTTGAGTCGTTCCGGATTTTTGGCGGTATTGTTTTGTTCTCTTTTGCCTACATTTTTATTGTGCAGGGTAAGAAAGCCTTCATACAAATAAAGGGAGACCTGCACGACCTTGCCTCTGAAATAGCCCTGCCTTTTATGGTTGGTGCAGGTACAATTTCACTTACAGTGCTGATGTCAGAACAACTGGAGCTGTGGCAGGGGGTGCTTTCGCTTGCCATTATCATGGTAGTTAACTTTGCCATTATTATGGGGCTAAAGAACATCCGCCGGAGTATGCGCTCCAAAAAAGTACAGATTGCTTTTGATAAGAATATGGAACTCCTGCTCCGCGTTAACGGCTTTTTCTTGGGAGCCATAGGGGTAGATATGGTAGTGACAGGAATCAAGAACCTTATGGCAGCAGAGATAATGTAGCACTCCGCTTTGCCACCTTACATTCTTTTCCTGTCACTGTACTTAAGTTACTTGATAACCTCTTCGGAGTATACCAACCACAACGGTACATTAATGTCCGTGTTGTACATTTCGGTAGGTACGCTGCCCAGGCTCAGCGAAGGCAGTGGGTTATTACCTTTCAGGCCTAGCACCAGCAGGTCGTGGCGTCCTTTTTCCAGGTGCAGTGCAACACGCTCGGCTATACTTTTATTAGCAGCTCTTACCAAAGTATACGGCACGCCAGCTATCTCCTTGTGCCGCTTCTGCAAGTCGGCAAATTTTCCTTTTACCACTTCCTCAGCCTTCTTGACAGCCTTTTCTTCAGAGATGAGCGGGAAGAACTGCCCTGGCAGGCGGTACACGTGCATAATCTCCAGCTGAAGCCTTAGCTGGTCAGACAGGTTCTTGCTTAGTCTAAGTGCATGTACAGAGGCATCAGAAAAGTCTATCGGCACCAGCACCTTTTGTATATTGAAAC is a genomic window containing:
- a CDS encoding chloride channel protein; the encoded protein is MSRLNRYQLAFLKWRRRQSNSRIMPFVLSVVVGLIVGVAAILIKTIIFYIEQYAVYFAPKLLNFLLPLLGFLLVTFINRNLFSKTAYFSGARNVIESIEKNASIIRFRLIYSKFITTGLTIGFGGSSGVEAAIISSGAAVGSNVGRFLGLGYRLRTLLIGCGVAAGISAIYNAPMGGFIFALETILPEFTPTLLIPLLVAAAAGKILFEFIMGEHLRFQVPLTDFAYEQIPLIILLGVLGMLMSSYLLRTYSYCAIYFSRIPNAYVRALVGGVALGSIIFLLPPMYGEGYVSINALLNGEERSLFVNSPLAILPNTAWFNLFFFFLITMVKPISTGICVNSGGEGGYFAPSLITGGLLGFLFFKIADFIFPFYELNQATYIFLGMGSVFACVMNAPVTAIFLVAEITQSYQLFVPLMLVCAVSYFLKYYMENLSKSVVQPKGQSKALRVDRILLNQLSIRQLVEEDSVSVTENATFRDVVETFAKSNKDVLQVLDEKGMLKGVITLNDFRQRLGDISNYDTILASDLMHPPEAVVEIDESAAEVLDKFDAYKLWSLPVVRNGKFKGFISKSRLLTQYRNELTRVNRFF
- a CDS encoding YihY/virulence factor BrkB family protein codes for the protein MKTFLKTSWQILKDSKKNFQQGEPIVYSAAIAFFTIFSLPAILIFLSFLGSLFFKESDVQQEIVQHIRALISKQAAQQVSEVLKNLTDIPITFWGILVGLVVIVKSATIIFFIIQKALNSVWQVRVRDDVKYLTLLKHRVSTLLIVASLGFFFLSSILLDMIISIYSEQLRDLFEEFLSPAIRTTNTLFNILMMLVFFTAVHKVLPDAKVGWKNAFVGGIITSALFLVGKELINIILQNVKVAGIYATAGSLVVLLLWVFYSAVILMLGAQVTKAYTSYYNREISPTEIATKYERVSEQEA
- a CDS encoding site-2 protease family protein, translated to MFGINDIPKFFLAFFLVLPIISFLHELGHVFFAWLMGGKNIKVTIGSGDRIFRLGMLEVRKYYFWYGLCSFDNLKRNKRFSNILIFLGGVLFNAISTLVVIFLVEEKVLEEGMLTYQFTYFSMYYIFFALLPMPYPDGSYSDGKVILDLIRNKSHLADNIYRVQWDDEKAQWCVFDHDHALVQAFNDEEEALAKAHEVAKSNRPSRLLNSRSGEETEICNYPRVPL
- a CDS encoding MarC family protein; the protein is MIAAIFSFLVMLNPFALFLYLKPVMSDLSDTDFRSVFLKASMISFSIYLVFLLFGDLVFQTVFRINFESFRIFGGIVLFSFAYIFIVQGKKAFIQIKGDLHDLASEIALPFMVGAGTISLTVLMSEQLELWQGVLSLAIIMVVNFAIIMGLKNIRRSMRSKKVQIAFDKNMELLLRVNGFFLGAIGVDMVVTGIKNLMAAEIM
- a CDS encoding universal stress protein; this encodes MITIDAMMVCLDLSDIDDKLVAFARSICERLEVRKVYFVHNIKVYELSEDFKEWFGDVDLASEVEGNIQDIVAEQFGNVADHEILVSEEPNTEVILADLVKRYKIKLTVLGKKMSDKSTGALGTKLLRILPCSMLVFPETARFNIQKVLVPIDFSDASVHALRLSKNLSDQLRLQLEIMHVYRLPGQFFPLISEEKAVKKAEEVVKGKFADLQKRHKEIAGVPYTLVRAANKSIAERVALHLEKGRHDLLVLGLKGNNPLPSLSLGSVPTEMYNTDINVPLWLVYSEEVIK